The following coding sequences lie in one Lolium perenne isolate Kyuss_39 chromosome 2, Kyuss_2.0, whole genome shotgun sequence genomic window:
- the LOC127335765 gene encoding uncharacterized protein, whose translation MPSYAHHHSSLDERMDALKGSSRHDESAEEAIGAAAADAPAAWGFADKEGFSVEDLLDLEEFCDGEGEADAKDVPDEHEAPPANAAAAKQDRSNDGSQQSVVSFDLAPPAPEIVDLPAHDAEELEWVSRIMDDSLSELPPQPAPPASMMAARPPQYQHHRQHPQHLLLQQRRPQDGAYRALPMPSACDPFRTPTICALSTEALVPVKAKRSKRSRASAWSLSGAPHDSASSSSTTSSSSSSSASFSPYFLLGVSDHHLLLDEYSLLGGPPPPLPSKKSKHGKSGKPKKRGRKPKHLPPSHPGGGSAGSPGPNDRRCSHCGVQKTPQWRAGPEGAKTLCNACGVRYKSGRLLPEYRPACSPTYVSTVHSNSHRKVLEMRRKKEDGPLYLTGAAGVANTTAVPSF comes from the exons ATGCCGTCCTATGCGCACCACCACAgctctctg GACGAGAGGATGGACGCGCTCAAGGGTAGCAGCCGCCACGACGAGTCGGCCGAGGAGGCcatcggcgccgccgccgccgacgcgccGGCGGCCTGGGGATTCGCCGACAAGGAAGGCTTCTCGGTGGAGGACCTGCTAGACCTAGAGGAGTTctgcgacggcgagggcgaggcCGACGCCAAGGACGTTCCCGACGAGCACGAGGCGCCGCCGGCCAACGCCGCGGCGGCCAAGCAGGACAGGTCCAACGACGGCTCGCAGCAGTCCGTCGTGTCCTTCGACCTCGCGCCTCCCGCGCCGGAGATAGTTGACCTGCCG GCGCATGACGCGGAGGAGCTGGAGTGGGTGTCCCGCATCATGGACGACTCGCTCTCCGAGCTGCCCCCGCAGCCGGCGCCGCCCGCCTCCATGATGGCGGCGCGCCCGCCACAGTATCAGCACCACCGGCAGCACCCTCAGCACCTGCTTTTGCAGCAGCGTCGGCCGCAGGACGGGGCGTACCGCGCGCTGCCTATGCCGTCGGCGTGCGACCCGTTCCGGACGCCCACCATCTGCGCGCTGTCCACGGAGGCGCTGGTGCCCGTGAAGGCGAAGCGCAGCAAGCGCTCCAGAGCGTCTGCCTGGTCGCTCTCTGGCGCGCCGCACGACTcggcgtcgtcctcgtcgaccaCCTCCTCCAGCTCCTCCTCGTCCGCCTCCTTCTCGCCCTACTTCCTGCTGGGCGTCTCGGACCACCACCTGCTGCTGGACGAGTACAGCCTCCTGGGCGGCCCCCCGCCGCCGCTGCCATCCAAGAAGTCCAAGCACGGCAAGAGCGGCAAGCCCAAGAAGCGCGGGCGCAAGCCGAAGCACCTCCCGCCGAGCCACCCCGGCGGCGGCTCGGCGGGGTCCCCCGGCCCGAACGACCGGCGCTGCAGCCACTGCGGCGTGCAGAAGACCCCGCAGTGGCGCGCGGGCCCCGAGGGCGCCAAGACGCTCTGCAACGCGTGCGGCGTCCGCTACAAGTCCGGGCGGCTGCTCCCGGAGTACCGCCCCGCGTGCAGCCCCACGTACGTGAGCACCGTCCACTCCAACTCCCACCGCAAGGTGCTCGAGATGAGGCGCAAGAAGGAGGACGGCCCTCTCTACCTCACAGGCGCCGCCGGCGTCGCCAACACCACCGCCGTGCCGTCCTTCTAG